In Magnolia sinica isolate HGM2019 chromosome 12, MsV1, whole genome shotgun sequence, a single genomic region encodes these proteins:
- the LOC131220542 gene encoding transcription factor MYB1-like, translating to MGQSGVRKGAWAKEEDLLLRKCIEKYGEGKWYLVPQRTGLNRCRKSCRLRWFNYLSPNIKRGEFGADEIDLISRLHKLLGNRWTLIAGRIPGRTANDIKNFWNSHFSKKVTFHYNGETAKASNAKAIKPQPRKLSKSLPSSENLEASRMQEECGKPLFAPDKYAMWWNGLFQEGGENWPLNNGDAMGELLLATVDNGEAEGIRDEDLTFAEDHQDWDDLIFDPSLWVQLEGH from the exons ATGGGTCAGTCGGGAGTTCGAAAGGGTGCATGGGCCAAAGAAGAAGATCTTCTGCTAAGGAAATGCATAGAGAAGTATGGAGAAGGGAAATGGTATCTAGTTCCTCAACGGACAG GCCTCAATCGGTGTCGTAAGAGCTGCAGATTGAGATGGTTTAACTATCTCAGTCCAAATATTAAGCGAGGAGAGTTTGGTGCAGATGAAATTGATCTCATCAGTAGGCTTCATAAACTATTGGGTAATAG aTGGACATTGATTGCAGGTAGAATTCCGGGCAGGACTGCCAATGACATAAAGAACTTTTGGAATTCACACTTCAGTAAAAAAGTTACTTTCCATTACAACGGGGAGACTGCAAAAGCTAGCAATGCCAAAGCCATAAAGCCACAGCCTAGGAAACTCTCCAAGAGCTTGCCTAGCTCTGAGAATCTTGAAGCCTCGAGAATGCAAGAAGAGTGTGGCAAACCACTATTTGCTCCAGACAAGTATGCAATGTGGTGGAATGGTTTGTTCCAAGAGGGAGGAGAGAATTGGCCCTTGAACAATGGAGATGCAATGGGAGAACTGTTACTTGCTACCGTTGACAATGGAGAGGCTGAAGGAATAAGAGACGAAGATTTAACTTTTGCCGAAGACCATCAAGATTGGGAtgacttgattttcgatccaaGTCTTTGGGTGCAATTAGAAGGCCACTGA